The stretch of DNA CCGGCCGTCCATCCAGAGGACGGTCCGGGAGCTCGGATCCGTGAAATTCAGCATGCACCAGGGGATGCGGACCTCGATCCGGTCGCCCGCCACGAAGAAATCGGAGAGCGAATGGAAATCGCCGCGGCTGCCGTCGAGGCTTCCGTGCCGCAGGGGGCTCGTGGAATACACGTGGGCGGGGAAGTATCGCTTCCCGTCCTTGCTGATGCGGCGGGCGTTCGTCCGGATCTGCATCTGCACCCACGCACCCTGTTCGGAGCGCTCCGGGACGATCTTCCCGGAAGGCGCGTTCAGGAAGCGGTCGTACGATTGCGCCGCGAGCAGCCGGCTGCTTCGTTCCCCGCAGAGGTGCAGGAGGAAATGCAGCCCGATCGGGCTCAGGATCCGGGTATCGAAGGGAAGCAGGCGCTCCCCCGACTCCGGCAGGGAGCTGTTCATTCCGACGAGATAGTTCTCCCTTCGGAAATCGACGGGGCCCTCCGTCTCGATGAGGAGGTACAGGAATCCTTCGTCGTGCCGGGCCCGCAGACCGCGGATCCCCGCGGGGCCGCCGCCTTCCGCTTTCCGCGGGGCGCCCGCCCTCCCGTACAACACGGTCGCGTCCTCCCACTCGGACCGGTTTCCGGAAAGGGTCACGACCTTTCCCGGGTAGCCGGGATACGCCGCGAGGAGACCGTAGTTCTCCTCCGGGTCCTGCAGGTTGAACCAGAGCGGCTTCCGTTCGGCGGGAAGCAGGTACGGCTGGAAGATCCAGTTCTTCTTGAACCACTCGTCGAGCCAGCTGAAGAGGACGCCGCCCGCCATCCCCGCGCCGCGCACCGCGTTCATCTGGAGCACGTCGATCGTTCCCTGCTCCTCCTCCCCGTGCCTGCCGTGCGTCCAGCCGTTCCGCTGACGGTGCGCCGACTCCCGGCTGCTCGGGACGCCGAACTCCGCCACCAGGACGGGCTGCCCGCCGTGGTGGCTTTTCAGCTTCTTCAGGTAAGTCAGGTACGGCTCTTTCTCTTCCGGATCGTCGTTGTCGATGAAATCGGGGTAGTACGGGTACGCGTGGTAGGTCGCGAAGAAGCCGGGCCCCGCCACCGTCACGATTTTCGAGACGTCCAGCGTCTCCATGTCCTCGTTCTCGTTGCACACGGCGGACCGGAGCGTCTGTCCCTGGATCGCCACCTCGTCCTCGGTCGCGGACTCGGACGGGTGGACCAGCGGGTCCAGGGTGGGCCAGTTGACGACGGAGCAGGGGCGGGTCGATCCGTACCGCTCCTGCTCGTATTCCTGCAGGAGGTCCGCAACCCGGGTCAGCTCGACCTCGAACGGGCTGCCGTCCCCGATCATGAGGAATTTCCCGCGATACCCGGCCCGCCTCCTCCCCTTCGACTCGTTGTACCTCTTGACGGAGCACGGCTCCCACTCCCTGCCGTAGAGGTAGCCGATGGTGAACCAGGAGGCGTCCGCCGTGTACTTTCCGTCCGGCTGGCCGGGCCTGGGAGGAAGGACGGCGCTGCCGTGGACCGCGTCGACCGCGTCCCGGAGATTCCCGAGGACGTAGGAGCGGTACGCCTCCCCGGAATAATCGTCGTCGGCCGGCGGCTCCGCCCAGATTCCCTGTACCAGGTACAGCGTCTTCCCGGCGCGGTTCCATTCGTCGAGCGCTTCGTAGAAGAGGGGGGCGTGCAGCGCGTAGACGCGGATCGCGTTGACGCCCAGCCCGGAGATCTGCCGGAACCACTTCAGGTAGGTGCCTTTCCGGATCGCGTACTCGCCGGGGAAATGCCCGGGGATCCCGAGTCCCAGGTTGATCCCCTTGAGGAAAAGCCGGGTCCACTCCCCCCGGTGCACCTCCAGGAAATCCTTCACGGCGCGGTATCGCCACGCGGGACGGCTCTTGGACGCCCCGGCGGCCCCGAGGCCGGCGAGCTTCGGCTCGACCAGGGATAGCTGCCGGACGGCCTCCTCGTTCCCCGGCTCCAGCTCCAGCGCCTTGTGGAACGCCCACCGGGCCGTGGGGTAATCTTCGAGGAGGAAGTGCGCCTTCCCGAAGCCAATGTACGCGGCCGGACTCCGTCCCCGCCCGATCTCGCGCCGGAAGATGTTGACGGCTTCCTGGTGGTCGCCCCGCTCGATCGCCAGGGTCCCCCGCTCGACGGGATTCATCGCGTCCGGTCACCTCGCGGCGACATGGCTCCCCCTCTTTTCGACATACTCCCACTTCCTCATCCCGAGGAGGAACTGGAAGAACGCCTGTACCCTCCAGAACGAGTTGATCTGGCGGTACCCGAAGTTCTCGAGCACGCCGTACGTCAGGAGGCGGAACAGGTGGCCCCAGGCCGGGTAGCGTCGATAAGTGATCTCCTCCAGGTAGACGCTGGCGGTGGAGAGGAAGACGCCGTATAAGATCGCCAGCGTGATGAACAGGAGCAGGAAATCGTAGCTCAGCATCCCCAGCAGGAAGGAGACGAGGACGACCGCGTAGCCGAGGATCTCCACCACCGGGCTCAGCAGCTCGACGGTCAGGTAATACGGGAGGACGACCATCCCGAACTTCCCGTAGCGCGGGTTGAACAGGGCGTGCCGGTGCTGGACGACGCTCTGCATCAGCCCCAGGTGCCACCGCCTCCGCTGTCTTCCGAGCATCCGCAGGTTCTCCGGCACCTCGGTCCAGCAGACCGGGTCCGAGATGAACTTGATCCGGTACGGGGTCTTCCTTTCGATGTGGTGGCGATGGAGCCGGACGATCAGCTCCATGTCCTCGGTGACGTTCTTGACGCGGTACCCGCCGATCTCGACAATGGATTCCTTGCGGAACAGGGAGAACGCGCCCGACAGGATGAGGATGCCGTTCATCGCGTCCAGCCCCACCCGCCCGAACAGGAAGGCGCGCAGGTATTCCACGATCTGGAACATCGCCAGGCTGTCTTCCGGAAGGTCGATGCGCCGGATCCCGTCTTCTCCAAGCTCCAGGCCGTTGAGGGCGCGGATGACCCCGCCGCACGCGATGACCGGGACGGTGCTTTCCACGACCGGCGTCATCAGCCGGATGAGGGCGTTGGGCTCCAGGACGGAGTCGGCGTCCACCGTGCAGAAGTAGGGGCTCCGCGAGATGTTGATCCCGCAGTTTAGGGAATCGGCCTTCCCGCTGTTCTCCTTGTCCACCACCAGGAGGTTCGGGTACTCGGGGTTGTGGTAGAACCCCCGGACGGGGGTCGTCTTCAGGATGCTGCGGTAGGCCCGGTCCACTTTCTTCAGCCGGAAGGTCCGGACGAGCGTCTCGAGCGTGGCGTCCGTGGATCCGTCGTTGATGACGATCGCCTCGAAAAACGGGTAGTTCACGGAAAGCACCGACCGGACGGTGCGGACGATGATCTTCTCCTCGTTGCACGCCGGGACCAGGATGGACACCGGCGGCGTCTCCGGCGACGAGA from Thermodesulfobacteriota bacterium encodes:
- a CDS encoding glycosyltransferase; this encodes MRPLAVALVLWVNYFIGFYFVYVNLVYTALLLTALFVILRYIRRIRYSPFRDFISSPETPPVSILVPACNEEKIIVRTVRSVLSVNYPFFEAIVINDGSTDATLETLVRTFRLKKVDRAYRSILKTTPVRGFYHNPEYPNLLVVDKENSGKADSLNCGINISRSPYFCTVDADSVLEPNALIRLMTPVVESTVPVIACGGVIRALNGLELGEDGIRRIDLPEDSLAMFQIVEYLRAFLFGRVGLDAMNGILILSGAFSLFRKESIVEIGGYRVKNVTEDMELIVRLHRHHIERKTPYRIKFISDPVCWTEVPENLRMLGRQRRRWHLGLMQSVVQHRHALFNPRYGKFGMVVLPYYLTVELLSPVVEILGYAVVLVSFLLGMLSYDFLLLFITLAILYGVFLSTASVYLEEITYRRYPAWGHLFRLLTYGVLENFGYRQINSFWRVQAFFQFLLGMRKWEYVEKRGSHVAAR